CCATTATCAACtcgttttatttgtttcaatttttcaTGGTGGAAGTTTAGTCTTTCGCAGAATATAGAGAGTCATTTTAACATGAACACACTTTTGGTATAGGGAGCGAGCTATCTGAAAGGATTGTTGTGATGGGAATTTCCGTGAACTTGGTGACATATTTGGTTGGAGATTTGCATCTTTCATCTTCGAAATCTGCAAATTGTGTCAGCAACTTTATGGGCTCTCTCAATCTTCTTGGCCTTCTTGGCGGGTTCTTGGCAGATGCTAAACTTGGCCGCTACTTGACGGTTGCTATATCTGCTTCTATTTGTGCCTTGGTGAGCCTTTGTTTTGATGATAatgaacttttttctttttgtttttttctgtCGAGTCAGAGCGACAAAGGGGCTACATCTAAAAGAATCGTGACAGCAAGGCACTCGATCCCTTCCAAATAATGAACTTAAGGGTCACATTTTTTGCAGCTTGACATTATTTAGTATGCCAAAGCGAATTCTCAAGaattagaaacaaaaaaaaaagagtaaaaagaTATATTTAAAACAATTTTAGTAAAAAAGTAGTATATATCGGCACGACGACGTAATATGTAATATTAAACTATTTGAGTGTCATTATTAGATCTTGAATTGTTTAcatttgattttgacttttaaATTTAGATTCGTCTTTAGCTAAAAGCTGTCTAGTACCTGATTTTAAACCTTTTTTTACTTAAAATTTTTGCATTAAGTACTTAGCAATCTTTTTCAagaatcacttatttatttgttggtttgctacctcacaaattgaataaatatttacaatattTCGCTGCAAGAGAAGGGGGGACGGACAAACTCACTTATGGCGTCAGGTTCCCTTGTATAAAACAAGCATCGCTTTGTTTGGATTCCCTGTTTTTGGAGTgtgtttcaaaaattagtttttaaaatacaataaaaaattttaaaaagtactctaaaagtaTATCAAAAACAAGTATCGCTTTGTTTGGAGTGTTCTTCAGGGTTCATTTGGTTTGGTGCAGAAAACTATCTGAGCATTTTCTTCGAAATTTTTACTCTAAAAAGTATATCCTATTATAAAGAATATTCCCCCTTTTTTATTTCTCTATCTTGAAAAACCTTGTTAAGTATGAAGGCTTATGTGATTTCACTGGCTAGTCAAAAGCATATCCTCACAATAATTACAAACTATTGGAATCTTTCGATTTGCAAAATTCTGATATCAAAATAATTGTTTAAAATTAACCAGACAATTTATAGTAATGATTTTTGCGTCCTGGTTTTATGACACCATAGaagatttaaaataattattgagCATCCACAAAGTGGCTTTTTCCATAACAGAACTTGATATTGTATTCAACAAAAGAGAATCAACTCACCTGATTTgccaaaaagaacaaaaaaaaaaaaaaatgatgtattATGTATAAGCTACATAACCCTAAACACCCCCCATATTTAACTGcaaaataaaacacactaatttttgagatttttcttcttgGTAGAATTGATTCTTACAAAAATTATAGTCAAAATTATTTCTTAGTAAGACAGGGATTAGGGTAAGACTTATAAAGACGTGTGATTTGGGGGATAGCATTATAAATTATACAGAATTTTAGAGGGAGCTAAGTCTAAGTTCAGAAAGGGTACAGTTGAAATCATAAATACTTTGAAGGAACATAAAACAAATTTCAAGTTCTCCAGGGCCTATAGCACTTGCATCACTGCCGGTGGTCCACTTCAGACCAATCACACAAAATCTTATACTACCATTCTCAATCAATCTTTAATCTGTTCATTCTGAATCAGGGATACATGTATAATCTCATTTTGATCTTATGAACTTTGGTATTAAATTATGGAAACAACCATAGAGTTCACAGAAGCACGAAATTTTTGGTTGATTGTTGCAAGAAACTATGACTGAACTATTGCAATATCATAAAATGGTTAGGTGATGTTATACTCAGATCTATTTTCATGGATAaccaaaaatcaaaatatttttattatactTTTTGGCCATAATTGATATGAAAACTTTTATCACTAGCTAGCTGAAAGAATCAAAATTCATTGAATAGTTCTTGTGTAGGGAAGAGTGGCCAGGACATTTTTGGCAGGGTCTAACAGCAATTTTTCATGTTAAAGTCACATGTTTTTGTTTATATGCAATGCTTGTCTTCTTGGTACATGCATTGCACAAATTTGTACTATATTTGCGAAATAGTTGTTCTGACAATCGTTTTAACCCTAATTCTCCAATGAAGCATTGCTCAATTTACACCGCAAATCTTAGAGCTAAGTTAATATTAGAACCATAATTCATAGATTACAGGCAAGGCAATAACTTTTTGTATTCTTCTTGGTTTTGCTGgcaagaaataaattaatttcatgattattaCAAATGCATCAAATTGTTGAGAAATCAAATCTTTCATACAGGGAGTGACATTTTTGACACTGACCACATCACTCCATAGCATGAGACCCCCACCCTGCAGTGACCCCAGAAAACAGCAATGTATAGAGGCAAGCAGTGGGCAACTAGCAATGCTTTACATATCTCTCTATACTATAGCACTGGGTGGTGGAGGAATCAAATCAAATGTTTCAGGTTTTGGGTCTGATCAGTTTGATAATTCAGATCCAAAAGAGGAGAAGGCCATGGTCTACTTCTTCAACAGATTCTACTTCTGTATTAGCATGGGATCATTGTTCGCTGTAACAGTTCTGGTTTACATCCAAGATAATGTAGGCAGAGGATGGGGATATGGTATATCAGCTGGTACAATGATCATTGCACTCACAGTTTTGCTCTCTGGTACACCATTGTATCGGTACAAGAAGCCGCAGGGAAGTCCATTGACTATTGTATATAGGGTGATTTTCTTGGCCTTGAAAAAGAGGAGCCTCCCTCTTCCTTCTAAACCAAACATGTTGAATGGattttacaattcaaaagttcCACATACAGAAAAGTTCAGGTAAATCATACATCTATTTGTGAATTGTAATTACCAATTCTTTGTTAGTATAGACTTCAATCTGCACATATTGCTTACTCTAGTGAAGAGTCGCAAGGCTGACAACTTGAGTATTGAACCCTAGTGCATTTCCACAATTGATGAGATCCATTCTGCCTTGGGAATATTGATAACTCTGTAATGATTAACAAGATAGGGAAGTTTACGCGTAAAGCTCAAATAAATCGATAGTGTTAACAAGACAGCATTCAATTGTATTGAAATATCAACTGCTGCAGTAAAACAGATTCTAACAATTTTCTGTTTCTATCAAGCAGGTGGGTTGAGAAGGCTGCAATTCTTGATGACTTTGCAATTGCCAATGACAACCAGAATAACCCTTGGATAGTTTCAACAGTGTCTGAGGTTGAAGAAGTGAAAATGGTACTAAAGCTCATCCCTATTTGGTGTACGTGTATACTTTTCTGGACAGTGTACTCTCAGATGAATACTTTTAGCGTTGAGCAAGGTACCTTTATGAACCGAAAAATTGGTACCTTTGAAGTGCCTTCAGGATCCATGCCTTTCTTTCTCTTCAGCAGCATTCTTCTATTTACTTCCCTAAATGAGAGGGTCTTCGTTCCCCTAGCGAGAAAAATCACTGGCCAAACTCAAGGAATCGCAAGCCTTCAGCGCGTTGGAGCTGGACTCATATTCTCAGTTGTTGGCATGGTAGTTTCAGGAATCGTAGAAAAGCAACGAAGGGAAAGTTTCGTTGTACACAACAAGATAATCAGTGCATTCTGGCTTGTCCCTCAGTTTTTCCTTGTTGGTGCTGGAGAAGCTTTTGCCTATGTAGGTCAGCTTGAGTTCTTCATCAGGGAGGCACCAGAAAGGATGAAATCCATGAGCACAGGTCTATTTCTTGCCACCCTTTCAATGGGCTACTTTGTTAGCAGCTTGCTTGTGTCCATAGTAAACACGGTAAATGGAAGTTGGCTTAGGAGCAACCTCAACAGAGCTAAGTTGGAGAACTTCTACTGGATGCTAGCAGTGATGGGGATGATAAATTTCCTAGTTTTCCTTATTGTTGCCAGGAGACACCAATACAAGATTCAACACTATAATAGTTCTAATGGACAACTGGTGGAGCTACCATGTTGGAAGGATGATAAATTGGACTTGAAGGAGATCAAATTTGATATAGAAGCTAAGGAGGTAGCGGGATAGTCCTGCAGTCCTGAAGAAGTTGTTCAGTATTCTTTCTAGCGCCAAAAGTCTTAGCAGATTATTCTTTTTGTCCCAGTAAAAGATTAAGATTTGGAAGCCTTCAAGTCTGGATTAGTGCAGTGAGGATTGCAAAATGCACTTTCATCAAAGAAAATATGATTTTAGCTTGCTTGTGTTATAATTATCATTTTTATTCAAAGCTTTCTACCTGATCTTTTCTTGGGATTTGCATTCCAGGCAGTGTCACTAGCCAACATCATGTATAAGAATGCAATCTAATGACTAAATGCATGTGATGTCCAGGCACAGGTAAAAATTTGCAGAAGTGAGATACAGAGTAAACCATAAGCATCTCCATATTTCATTTCTCATCACTGAAAACTCAGGTGTTCTTTTatgataaaatataatatttcaTTCCGTAAAATCTATACCAATAGCAGAAAATACATTAAACATAtcacaaaaacaactaatctaaAAAATCACTAGATTTAACAGATCTAGAAAATAACGAAAGTTACAATGCGAAACTCCAACGGATCAGATAAATCGCGAACTTGTTTTGCTTTGGTTAAGACACTTTGATGTATCAGGCTGGGCTAGTTCAATAGGACCACCAGAAGTCCGTGATCAAGAAACTACAAGAGGACTTTTGTATCTAGAGAAAAGTTAATTGCATCAATTGCGTGATGATCAAATTTATTTGTAACTCAACTGATGAACAGAGTTCAAGGAAAGCAGATGAATCATCCATAATCACCTAAGTAAACATCTCAATGAATAGTTCTTTCAAGAGTGTTATATTCTTGGCTCACTGGAAGAAGTGAATTTACTAAAACTGCATCATATAATCATCTTTACGGGAAATATGCATAATATGCGCATCACATTTTGCTGTTCAAACTTTTGCGTCACTTTGAAATGATGCATTTGCGTTCTCAcataaataaaacacactaatATGGTCCCCAAACTGTAATTCCGATCAACTTTTccagttccttttttttttccttgaaaaCCAGCAGAGAAACCTACACGTGATAAATTTTAAAGGGACTTAATGGTAAATTcactaatttttatttaattagtCTAGATGATAAAGTtaattttcatgattatttaaTTTGAACTCGATTCAATAAAAGTTTGTTTATACTAGGTTTAAGAAGTAAAAAATTCAAGTTCGAATGAAATTTCAAACTcgtcaaaataatcaaataagtttGAACACAAGAATGTTTGACTTGTTTAGCACCATTTATACCCCTAGATATTGCTATGtgacttcttttttcttttttctttttctggaaATGAAATTTTGCTTATTTGCTTTTTTGTTTCTGTTTTAATTAGACACGTCAACGGGTAAAATGTGAGTTGGATTCCTTAGATATAAACCCAAATCCACTAAGTTTATTTATACCCAAACTCAAACCTAGAGTGTTATGGGTTTAAAACTAAACACTCGGATCCAAGCCCTTATGGGTTAGGTTCCAAGTGGATACTTGTAGGCATTTTATAATGTGCAATTAtaaactaaaattttaaaaataatattaaaatgaattttaaaaataatatatgTATAATCCAATTATCAGTTTCAAGTAgtaaaattaacattcaacaatGTTTCTTGCAAGAAATATGTGAactaaaaatatgaaaatattaTTAACTTActatattttcttgaaatatcaGCAACTACTTATGATTCAAAGCTAAGTTCGGGTTTGAATTTGGTCCTGAATTATATGAATCCAGATCCTATTCGGACTCATGATTCTTTAACAAGGAAGATAGGATCTGAATTTAAATTTCTAAATCTagatttataaaaaaaaatgatgggtCTCGGTTGAGTCTGAGTAAGACTCGACCATTAACATCCCTAGTTTCAATTCTTATGTTTTTGAAATTCATGGGTATTACAACTTCCAATTCTTATGTTAATTTTCATGGTCAATTAGTTTGATTTTATGTTTTGGTTCCCAATAAATATAGGAAAATGTTATTTACActccctttttttattatttgcatTCCCactatcatttttattatataattttcatttattagattaTATGATATAACGAATAGtaggagtgcaaataacatttcccTAAACATGTTTGATCTTTTATTTGAAGCCCATCTTGTGCAGCTTTCTCAGCAGGAGTATTCTGCAAAACAAGTTGAAACGTCCTTCGTTGTCAGGCTGAGAATCTGATGATTAAGGTAAGCAATGTTTTGTTGCGGATGGTTTTTAGAAAGGGTAAATTATTCATTACCCCCTTGTGGTTTTATATAATGCCAGATGAcccccaaaaattttaaaatagcCACATAACCCTCCTATAGTTTTTATATAAAATGACAAATAGACGGAATGTACAATTAGTTATGGTGTTTATACCAAACGCGCTTTAAAAGCTcatgcgataaaattttgacatTCATGTAATCCCCTTATGATTTGTATAAATACCTACTTTATCTCCTGTAATTTTTACACTTATTCACGTAATCTCTCGATATTTTTATATAAGATGGTTAAATCATCAATTAATTTAGTATTTAAGTAAGGGTATTATTGGTATTTCAACTAACAACGTTACATAAACTATTTTCCATCATGTTTccactttacataaaatcataGGGGGTGAAGtggatattttaaaatattacagGGTCATGTAGTAATAgatgaaaccataggggggttgtgtgtaatttacccttttagaaATCCTGTAGCTTAAATTTACTTCAATATATTTTCCGAACTGAAGCTTGAACTTTGTATTCTTTAAATGGAATTTTGTCCTTGTATAAGTAATCTTTGGTAGTTTCTTGATGATTCTCTATTCAAATTGACTGATTCGCTTTGAATATGCTAATTTTGAATTGTGTAAATTCTGAacatttttagaatattttgaGAAGGATTTGAAACTTTTAGCCAGAAGAATTCCCTATTTTGAGTATCTGTGTTTTGCACCTACATGCCAAACATAAGCATGTAAAATAAGGCAGTAGGGTTTCTTTGATATTAATGTGTATTCATAATGCTATCTCAAAATAGAATGTGGATTTTTaatgttcttcttgttttgtaaaattttcatttaacaACCTATATTTTCTATTATAATTAAAAAAGGGTTAATAATACTTTGTCCCGAAAATGTATAATGGATCCTCAATTTCAAAGATATACATTTCCCTTTCTTCTCCCATGCACCCATACGGCCATACCAGACTTATGTCGCCATTGCTCTTTTAGTTTTCTAGCACAATGAATCTTCTATCCCAAATTTTGTTTCACTATCTCTCTcgctttttattatattgtcaTTTCCccttcataaacatcatattttaaattttatttg
Above is a genomic segment from Coffea eugenioides isolate CCC68of chromosome 5, Ceug_1.0, whole genome shotgun sequence containing:
- the LOC113770691 gene encoding protein NRT1/ PTR FAMILY 6.4 — its product is MVLIDSNADKDAANNGEVVDFRGNPVDKTRTGGWFAAGRILGSELSERIVVMGISVNLVTYLVGDLHLSSSKSANCVSNFMGSLNLLGLLGGFLADAKLGRYLTVAISASICALGVTFLTLTTSLHSMRPPPCSDPRKQQCIEASSGQLAMLYISLYTIALGGGGIKSNVSGFGSDQFDNSDPKEEKAMVYFFNRFYFCISMGSLFAVTVLVYIQDNVGRGWGYGISAGTMIIALTVLLSGTPLYRYKKPQGSPLTIVYRVIFLALKKRSLPLPSKPNMLNGFYNSKVPHTEKFRWVEKAAILDDFAIANDNQNNPWIVSTVSEVEEVKMVLKLIPIWCTCILFWTVYSQMNTFSVEQGTFMNRKIGTFEVPSGSMPFFLFSSILLFTSLNERVFVPLARKITGQTQGIASLQRVGAGLIFSVVGMVVSGIVEKQRRESFVVHNKIISAFWLVPQFFLVGAGEAFAYVGQLEFFIREAPERMKSMSTGLFLATLSMGYFVSSLLVSIVNTVNGSWLRSNLNRAKLENFYWMLAVMGMINFLVFLIVARRHQYKIQHYNSSNGQLVELPCWKDDKLDLKEIKFDIEAKEVAG